From Nocardioides daedukensis, the proteins below share one genomic window:
- a CDS encoding MerR family transcriptional regulator: MAFNEKDAVDESAAAAAGRADEQGLLFTDDVSPLPSDLGYRGPTACNAAGITYRQLDYWARTGLVEPTVRGATGSGTQRLYSFRDILILKIIKRLLDAGISLQQIRTAVQHLRERGTEDLTRVTLMSDGASVYECTSNDEVIDLLQGGQGVFGIAIGGVWREIEGSLAELPSERAADDAAAGESGNDELAARRAARKIS; the protein is encoded by the coding sequence GTGGCATTCAACGAAAAGGACGCAGTGGACGAGTCCGCTGCTGCCGCAGCAGGCAGAGCCGACGAGCAGGGCCTGCTCTTCACCGACGATGTGTCGCCGCTGCCCAGCGACCTGGGCTACCGCGGGCCGACCGCGTGCAATGCCGCCGGGATCACCTACCGCCAGCTCGACTACTGGGCCCGCACCGGCCTGGTCGAGCCCACCGTGCGCGGTGCCACGGGTTCGGGCACGCAGAGGCTCTACTCCTTCCGCGACATCCTGATCCTCAAGATCATCAAGCGACTCCTCGACGCAGGCATCTCGCTGCAGCAGATCCGCACCGCCGTCCAGCACCTGCGTGAGCGGGGCACCGAGGATCTCACTCGCGTGACGCTGATGAGCGACGGCGCGTCCGTCTATGAGTGCACCAGCAATGACGAGGTCATCGACCTGCTCCAGGGTGGGCAGGGCGTCTTCGGCATTGCCATCGGTGGAGTGTGGCGAGAGATCGAGGGGTCCCTCGCCGAGCTCCCCAGCGAGCGCGCTGCTGACGACGCCGCCGCAGGCGAGTCGGGCAACGACGAGCTCGCTGCGCGACGCGCGGCACGCAAGATCAGCTGA
- the gcvP gene encoding aminomethyl-transferring glycine dehydrogenase → MSDHPTLSELDNAQPFTDRHIGPDADAVATMLETLGQESLDSLMDAAVPGGIRSVESLNLPAAASESTVASELRELAGRNRAAESMIGLGYHGTVTPPVIRRNVLEDPSWYTAYTPYQPEISQGRLEALLNFQTVVADLTGLPVSNSSLLDEGTAVAEAMTLVRRGNRKASGPFVVDADALPQTIDVVRTRAEAMGIDVVVADLAEGLPEGDLCGVVVQYPGASGRIVDPRGVIDQAHERNALAVVATDLLALTLLEAPGTMGADVVVGSSQRFGVPLFYGGPHAGFMSVSSGLERQLPGRLVGVSVDAAGRPAYRLALQTREQHIRRDKATSNICTAQVLLAVVASMYAVHHGPTGLKQIAARTHRYAAVIARALTDAGLEILAGEFFDTVTVRVPGGAEAVVSAARDLGVHLRLVDADQVGLSTSETTTRSTVTAVLKAFGVSADLDAVDRIVGDALPDALRRSTPYLEHEVFNTHRSETSMLRYLRRLSARDYALDRGMIPLGSCTMKLNATTEMEPISLPGFANLHPFAPAEDAAGYHRLIADLEGWLAEVTGYDRVSIQPNAGSQGELAGLLAIRGYHRANGQEQRNVCLIPSSAHGTNAASAVMAGMRVVVVKAAEDGSVDLADLEAKCEEHAATLAAVMVTYPSTHGAYEEGITALCELVHAHGGQVYVDGANLNALLGYAQPGVFGGDVSHLNLHKTFCIPHGGGGPGVGPVAVRAHLAPYLPSHAQHPEEEKRAGIGPISAAPYGSAGILPISWAYIRLMGAAGLTRATAVAVLSANYIAARLQEHYPVLYRGHGGLVAHECILDLRELTKTSGVTVDDVAKRLIDYGFHSPTMSFPVAGTLMVEPTESEDLAEIDRFIEAMIAIRKEIDQVTAGTWTPEDSPLRGAPHTSAALVGEWDRSYSRELAVFPTGPDPDKYWPIVARIDQAYGDRNLVCSCPPPEAFE, encoded by the coding sequence GTGTCCGATCACCCCACGCTCTCCGAGCTCGACAACGCCCAGCCCTTCACCGATCGCCACATCGGCCCGGACGCCGATGCCGTGGCAACGATGCTGGAGACGCTGGGCCAGGAGAGCCTCGACTCGTTGATGGACGCCGCGGTGCCCGGGGGCATCCGGTCGGTCGAGTCACTCAACCTTCCCGCGGCAGCTTCGGAGAGCACCGTGGCCAGCGAGCTGCGTGAGCTCGCCGGACGCAACCGCGCGGCCGAGTCCATGATCGGTCTCGGCTACCACGGCACGGTGACCCCTCCGGTGATCCGTCGCAACGTGCTGGAGGACCCGAGCTGGTACACCGCCTACACGCCGTACCAGCCGGAGATCTCCCAGGGCCGCCTCGAGGCCCTGCTCAACTTCCAGACCGTGGTCGCCGACCTGACCGGCCTGCCGGTGTCCAACTCCTCGCTGCTCGACGAGGGCACCGCCGTCGCGGAGGCGATGACGCTCGTACGTCGTGGCAACCGCAAGGCGAGTGGCCCCTTCGTGGTCGACGCCGACGCCCTGCCGCAGACCATCGACGTGGTCCGCACCCGCGCCGAGGCGATGGGGATCGACGTCGTTGTGGCCGACCTCGCCGAGGGTCTGCCCGAGGGTGACCTGTGCGGCGTGGTCGTCCAATATCCCGGCGCCTCGGGTCGCATCGTCGACCCCCGAGGAGTGATCGACCAGGCGCACGAGCGCAACGCCCTGGCCGTGGTCGCCACCGATCTGCTCGCCCTCACCCTCCTCGAGGCTCCCGGGACGATGGGAGCAGACGTCGTCGTCGGCTCGAGCCAACGGTTCGGCGTCCCGCTCTTCTACGGCGGTCCGCACGCCGGTTTCATGTCCGTGTCGTCCGGTCTCGAGCGCCAGCTGCCCGGTCGTCTCGTCGGTGTCTCCGTGGACGCCGCCGGTCGTCCGGCATATCGCCTCGCGCTGCAGACCCGAGAGCAGCACATCCGCCGCGACAAGGCGACCTCCAATATCTGCACGGCCCAGGTGCTCCTGGCCGTCGTCGCCTCGATGTACGCCGTGCACCACGGCCCCACCGGTCTGAAGCAGATCGCCGCACGCACGCACCGCTATGCAGCCGTGATCGCGAGGGCGCTGACCGACGCCGGGTTGGAGATTCTCGCGGGGGAGTTCTTCGACACCGTCACGGTCCGTGTCCCGGGTGGCGCCGAGGCTGTCGTCTCGGCGGCCCGCGACCTCGGCGTGCACCTTCGCCTGGTCGATGCCGACCAGGTCGGGCTGTCCACCTCCGAGACCACCACGCGCTCGACAGTGACCGCGGTGCTGAAGGCCTTCGGGGTCAGCGCCGACCTGGACGCCGTCGACCGGATCGTCGGTGACGCGCTTCCGGACGCTCTGCGTCGCAGCACCCCCTACCTGGAGCACGAGGTCTTCAACACCCACCGCAGCGAGACCTCGATGCTGCGCTACCTGCGCCGTCTCTCGGCTCGTGACTACGCCCTCGACCGCGGGATGATCCCGCTCGGCTCATGCACGATGAAGCTGAACGCCACTACCGAGATGGAGCCGATCAGCCTTCCCGGCTTTGCGAACCTGCACCCGTTCGCACCGGCCGAGGACGCAGCCGGCTACCACCGGCTGATCGCAGACCTGGAGGGTTGGCTCGCCGAGGTGACCGGCTATGACCGCGTCTCGATCCAGCCCAACGCGGGCTCGCAGGGTGAGCTGGCCGGCCTGCTCGCGATCCGTGGCTACCACCGGGCCAACGGTCAGGAGCAGCGGAACGTCTGCCTGATCCCGTCCTCGGCCCACGGCACGAACGCAGCCTCGGCCGTGATGGCCGGCATGCGGGTGGTCGTGGTCAAGGCAGCCGAAGACGGTTCGGTGGACCTGGCCGACCTGGAGGCCAAGTGCGAGGAGCACGCAGCGACGCTGGCCGCGGTGATGGTCACCTACCCGTCGACGCACGGGGCCTATGAGGAGGGCATCACGGCGCTGTGCGAGCTGGTGCACGCGCACGGCGGGCAGGTCTATGTGGACGGGGCCAACCTCAACGCCCTGCTCGGCTATGCCCAGCCCGGTGTCTTCGGCGGCGACGTGTCGCACCTGAACCTGCACAAGACCTTCTGCATCCCCCACGGCGGCGGCGGGCCCGGCGTCGGGCCGGTGGCGGTGCGTGCGCACCTCGCGCCCTACCTGCCCTCGCACGCGCAGCACCCCGAGGAGGAGAAGCGAGCCGGCATCGGCCCGATCAGCGCTGCGCCCTACGGCTCGGCGGGCATCCTGCCGATCTCGTGGGCCTACATCCGACTGATGGGTGCTGCCGGCCTGACTCGCGCCACGGCGGTCGCCGTGCTGTCCGCGAACTACATCGCTGCCCGGCTCCAGGAGCACTACCCGGTGCTCTATCGCGGGCACGGGGGACTGGTCGCCCACGAGTGCATCCTCGACCTGCGCGAGCTGACCAAGACCAGCGGCGTGACGGTCGACGACGTGGCCAAGCGCCTCATCGACTACGGGTTCCACTCGCCGACGATGTCCTTCCCGGTCGCGGGCACCCTGATGGTCGAGCCGACCGAGTCCGAGGACCTGGCCGAGATCGATCGCTTCATCGAGGCGATGATCGCGATCCGCAAGGAGATCGACCAGGTCACCGCAGGCACGTGGACCCCCGAGGACTCCCCGCTGCGCGGAGCACCGCACACGTCGGCCGCGCTCGTCGGCGAGTGGGACCGGAGCTATTCCCGAGAGCTGGCCGTCTTCCCGACCGGTCCCGACCCGGACAAGTACTGGCCCATCGTCGCCCGGATCGACCAGGCCTACGGCGATCGCAACCTGGTCTGCTCCTGCCCGCCGCCCGAGGCCTTCGAGTGA
- a CDS encoding serine hydrolase, with the protein MSLPVHPVAPVTSRRLLAVLARAQVEGRVPSVVAGVIRDGSLVWHGGYGDVPGDPLEVQYKIGSITKTMTAVLVLQLVRDGQVALADPIGSVLGDIGHGDRTVRSLLAHNSGMQAEPSGPWWERSAGGTFAELAGANDGTSAPLPVGEQFHYSNLAYGLLGELVARLRGGTWWDAVQERILQPLGMTRTTYQAVAPHAQGASVHAFSNEVTAEPHPDTGAMAPAGQLWSTVADLTTYAAFLLEGHRDVLDKEHLEQAYIPQSGALGTGLDYSHGLGFQMFRGGSGTLIGHTGSMPGFVATCFIDRARRTGVVAFGNSMSGLPAVGLASGLLEDLESSEPTLPPPWRPSSPPPDLVRDVLGTWHWGPTLHQFSWEGEEVVVRKNQVVVHRYRVQGDRLVGTAGHHLGEALKVVRNDDGTVNHLDLSTFIFTRTPYDPAAPIPGGVPQ; encoded by the coding sequence GTGAGCTTGCCGGTGCACCCGGTTGCCCCGGTGACCTCGCGACGGCTCCTCGCCGTGCTGGCGCGGGCCCAGGTCGAGGGGCGAGTGCCCTCGGTCGTGGCGGGCGTCATTCGTGACGGAAGCCTGGTCTGGCACGGCGGGTACGGCGATGTGCCCGGCGACCCGCTCGAGGTGCAGTACAAGATCGGCTCGATCACCAAGACGATGACCGCGGTCCTGGTGCTGCAACTGGTCCGGGACGGGCAGGTCGCCCTGGCGGACCCGATCGGTTCGGTCCTCGGGGACATCGGTCATGGTGACCGCACCGTGCGCAGCCTGCTCGCGCACAACTCGGGCATGCAGGCCGAACCCTCAGGCCCGTGGTGGGAACGCTCGGCCGGAGGGACCTTCGCCGAGCTGGCCGGTGCCAATGACGGAACGTCGGCGCCGCTCCCGGTGGGGGAGCAGTTCCACTACTCGAACCTCGCCTACGGCCTGCTCGGTGAGCTGGTGGCCCGTCTGCGTGGCGGGACCTGGTGGGACGCGGTCCAGGAACGGATCCTGCAACCGCTGGGGATGACCCGCACCACCTACCAGGCCGTGGCGCCGCACGCCCAGGGGGCGAGCGTGCACGCCTTCTCCAACGAGGTCACCGCAGAGCCGCACCCCGACACCGGTGCGATGGCGCCGGCCGGCCAGCTGTGGAGCACGGTCGCCGACCTGACGACGTACGCCGCGTTCCTGCTGGAGGGGCACCGCGACGTGTTGGACAAGGAGCACCTCGAGCAGGCATACATTCCCCAGTCCGGTGCCCTCGGCACCGGCCTGGACTACAGCCACGGGCTCGGCTTCCAGATGTTCCGCGGCGGCTCCGGCACCCTGATCGGCCACACCGGATCGATGCCGGGCTTCGTCGCCACCTGCTTCATCGATCGCGCCCGACGCACCGGTGTGGTGGCGTTCGGCAACTCGATGAGCGGGCTCCCGGCGGTGGGGCTGGCCTCCGGCCTGCTGGAGGACCTCGAATCCTCCGAACCCACGCTGCCCCCACCGTGGCGGCCGTCCTCCCCACCCCCCGACCTGGTCCGCGACGTGCTGGGCACCTGGCACTGGGGACCGACCCTGCACCAGTTCAGCTGGGAGGGCGAGGAGGTCGTGGTCCGAAAGAACCAGGTCGTGGTCCACCGGTATCGGGTCCAGGGAGATCGCCTGGTCGGCACCGCAGGCCACCATCTCGGTGAGGCCTTGAAGGTGGTCCGCAACGACGACGGCACGGTCAACCACCTCGACCTGTCCACCTTCATCTTCACCAGGACGCCCTACGATCCCGCTGCGCCGATCCCCGGAGGTGTGCCGCAATGA
- a CDS encoding GNAT family N-acetyltransferase, protein MTELADFYLPFQLRVTAGPLELSPVTDADIPGLIDLALDGIHPEDEMPFYYPWTKAAPDTLGRNMAQFYWKARQEFSPGDWTLNLAVRHDGELVGCQDFQTNRFHVTLTGETGSWLAARHQGKGIGTAMRQAVCALAFDHFGATEVTSGAFLDNPRSQRVSEKVGYRPNGTHRRQRRLGELATVQSFRLEPQWLVRGEPLVVQGLEPMADWLLFPRK, encoded by the coding sequence ATGACCGAGCTCGCCGACTTCTACCTGCCGTTCCAGCTCCGCGTCACTGCCGGACCGCTCGAGCTCAGTCCGGTCACCGATGCGGACATCCCGGGACTGATCGACCTCGCCCTGGATGGCATCCATCCCGAGGACGAGATGCCGTTCTACTACCCATGGACCAAGGCTGCCCCGGACACGCTCGGTCGCAACATGGCGCAGTTCTACTGGAAGGCACGCCAGGAGTTCTCGCCGGGCGACTGGACCCTCAACCTGGCGGTGCGCCACGACGGCGAGCTGGTCGGCTGCCAGGACTTCCAGACCAATCGGTTCCACGTCACGCTCACGGGGGAGACCGGCTCCTGGCTGGCCGCGCGCCACCAGGGCAAGGGGATCGGCACTGCGATGCGCCAAGCAGTCTGCGCGCTGGCGTTCGACCACTTCGGTGCCACCGAGGTCACCTCTGGTGCCTTCCTGGACAACCCCAGGTCGCAGCGGGTCAGCGAGAAGGTCGGCTACCGCCCCAACGGGACGCACCGCCGCCAGCGTCGTCTGGGCGAGCTGGCGACGGTGCAGTCGTTCCGTCTTGAGCCGCAGTGGCTCGTGCGCGGGGAGCCGTTGGTCGTCCAGGGCCTGGAACCGATGGCCGACTGGTTGCTGTTCCCGCGGAAGTGA